The DNA segment AGAAGTGGAAAGACTCTAAATTAAGGATCTTCATTGCTGGGCAGCCTGGACGCAGCGAGCTGGATAAAGAGGAGTGAGTAAACAAATTAAGGCTTCACTATCAATTACGGCTTAATGTGTGGAAGTGAGATTGGGTACattacctggaaaaaaaaaatcccaatatGAAAATTCATGAGCCCACAACAtcacattacagaaaatgagaTTTACCATTAAGATAGAATAAATACCTGCATTGACGCAAAGCCTAATCGATGTGTGGCGAATTGACTTGCAGGATGAAGTCACTGCTGCAGAAATTCAGAATCAACTGCAGCGACATCACCGTGGTCGATGACATCCACGTGCCCCCCCGATCTGAGAGgtaaccgtctacgctgcattTCTCTGGGCCGATAGTGAGCCAGATGGCGCCGCAGTAATAGTGGAATTCAATCAACTCTTAATATCCGTGCATCATATGTTTGCAAATGAGAGTTTCCCAAAGTCACTTCATTTTGTTATCTGCATTCCGCCAGCTCCAGGAAGTTCGAGGAAATGATCGAGCCCTTCCGTCTGCGCGAGGGTTCCGGAGACAGCGTTCAGGCTGCGGCCATGAGGAAACAGAATCCCTGGAAAATCACCGACGAAGAGCTGAGCAGCTTCGAGGAGAAGGTAAAACCTAATGAAACCATACCGAACACCTATAGTTATGCATTTAACAGTAAGATGGGACTGAAATTAGTTTGTTTCAAaagtaaatatgtttttgttttgtttttacagaccAACCTCCAGATACGATTGAATGAGCTCCTTCAAGAACACTCAAAACTGGCCACTCTGATCGTTGTGTAAGTATCAACCTAAACCAGTGCTATCATGCTGTTTGCATTATATCATATTTAAATAGTCACTGATTTATTGTTTCTCCTCTTCACCCTTTGCAGGAGCATGCCCATCGCTCGTAAGGAATCTATTTCTGATTTCCTCTACATGGCCTGGCTGGACATCCTGACTAAGGATCTCCCTCCGACCCTGCTCATGAGAGGCAACCACAAGAGCGTGCTCACCTTCTACTCCTGAGCACCTGGTTGATGGTAATAGGAACAATAGTAGAGCCGTAACATACAGCGATTTTAAACTAAATCCGGCTGACAACATTTATACACCAGGACTCATTCAAACATGCAAGAAGTAAAAGACAGGTTTTATAAAGCTTTACCTTCGGCCCAaaagttttattatttatcCACATTTTCTCTGCTCAGTCTGTTAAGGTTCTCTATGGATAAATTTTATACTTTTTTGCTAAATGAGTAGTTGAACTTTTACTAAGAAAAGCATCTTGATACTACAGTTTATGgctacaaaagaaaaaaacatttgactgTTTTGTTGTGCTGCCAGAGTCACATCactaaatgttttaatttgatgTCTGTGCATAAGTCTGAATGTGAATTTAGCAACACAGGTGATGTTTAAGCTTCTCACAGTATTGGCTCAGGACTAAAGCATGACTAAAAGTGTAGAAAAGGAACTTAAAGTCATAATTTGGGGTTGAAATGACCTGGACTTGGCCAGACCACTTctatgaacaaaaacaaacaaaaacacggCTGCTACAAAAGTTACACTAAGTGACTGTGACTGTAAAGTAAATGTACATAGTAGACATATGACATCAATACAAGTACCTTAATTAATAAAATGACACTACCATTGTTACTTTATGTTTCATCTAAATATTTGGTGATATTGATTTGATCTTCAGTATATTCACTGAGTGTAAAATACATAGCCATGATACAATATCTGTAATGTTATTATCACAGTACAtctgaaattaaatattgaaaacTGTCAATCCAAATCATTTGTATATTTTAGCCTActgactgtctttctttttgaaaatggaacCGTGATCACATCAATAAAGGCTTTAATACCAATTTTAAGCTGTAATGCCTGTTTCCTTTAGATATGGCAAGCAGATGGGTTCATTTATATTGGTGTTTATCTATAATAAAGTGTCACTGGTGGGAGAAACTGTCTGTTTTCCTGAGTTTAGGAAGTACTGAGAGAATATACAGTTGAGGTGGgataaaacatgaagaacacCAACAAGGTTTAACAGACCAAGCTGCTGAAAGAGgcaaaaatcacatgaaatgatAAGAAGGAAAatcacagagaacacagaagaagaccaggtgtgtgtgtgtgtgtgtgtgtgtgtgtgtgtgtgtgtgtgtgtgtgtgtgtgtgtgtgtgtgtgtgtgtgtgtgtgtgtgtgtgtgtgtgtgtgttctcgtatttctatccttgttggggccaaatgtccccacaaggatagcaaaacgtgaaacgacgtgccttgtggagacctttttccggtcctaagtaggagaaacagtgttttcttgaccatgttgttgttactgaaaaaagtaaaagtgcaaaaacatttctttagggttaggctttgttgtggtgtgggttagggttagggtaagggtcagggttaggggctagacatgaatgggagtcaatggacggtccccacgaggatagaaatacgagactgagcgtgtgtgtgtgtgtgtgtgtgtgtgtgtgtgtgtgtgtgtgtgtgtgtgggacagaGCTGACAATACTCAAGAGTAATCGGAGGGAGACACCTGCAGGGAGAAGCACTTCACATCCAACGCCACATTCAAATGTGAACAATGGTAGAACcgcaattaaaaaacaaaaacaatacctTTACAATGTTAATGTGACTGAACTAATAGTTCACAATTCACGGCTGCAACCAACACAGGTTATTCTACAGCTTAAAACAAACTTTCTGTCACTAATAACTTTTTGAACAGATTTGGAATTAGGAGTATTGGCGTGAATATGACAACCTGACTGATGAAAGAGGCTGAAATGCAGGAAAAACTCATCCAACTTAACGAGCGGTACATCAGAAATTTCAAGTCTTGAGATATTGTCATGAGATTACTCAACCTGTGCCTCTTTGGAGACAGTTGtggggttttgtttgtgtgtgtgtttcttttcctttgtccCAAAGCTCAATACCCTAGTTTGAAACGTGGGGTCTGTACTCCaggtcatttctttttctccaaCTCCAAAGAGGTGCTTGTTAGGTTGATTGGTGATTGACAATTATTCACAGGTGTGTGGATTGTGTTCCCTGGTCATTTACTGGCAACTTGTTCACAAGGAGTTGCATTTGTTTacaatttgaatgattttctcctCTGCGCTGCTGCGTGGCTgactggagaggaggaaaaacagaaggaggaagatgaagaagacgatGACGAggtgaaggagggaggggggagaaagagaaggaggaagaggcgtGGTTGGGAGCGAGCAGCCGATATCGCTCCAACGGGAAACATCTCTACGTCATGAAAACAACATGACAGCCACGCTGTTGAGGCTGCAGGCGCTTCAGCTACGCTCGCGGCTTTGTGAGGCTGCTCCACGTTTCTTGGGACGACACCTCCACTCTCACGTGGTCTCTAATAGCAAAGGCAAGCAGGAAACTCGATTCGAAAGCTCCGTCCGCTCCATGACGGGTGTTTGTTGACGTTCGCTCTGCCAGCCTGTCGAGCTGTCCCGGTTTAAAAGCATATAGACGCTGTGTAACATATCGACCGTTTATTGGCCGCGTTAGCAGAAGCAATACTGTGAATAAGATGCACTTTTATTGCTAATTTTGTGGTTTTATACGACTTCGTGTGTCTTTAATCTGAGAAACATCGTATTTACATCGACAACTCTCGCGAGATTCCGTTGGGTCTCGTTATGACGTGTGTCTTCGAGCTCAATTTATAATTTCTatcatatttaaaaatatgCATCCAGCACGTCTGTAGCAGCTCCCATAAGCTATTTTAgtccatttaaaaaatattctgCTGTATTTTTTCCGTTCACGCTGCGCTGCGTGCGTGATGACGTGTTAGAGGCGGGGCTAATTTGGCGCCACTTCAAGGCGGGAGATTCATTCAGTTGTGCCGCCAAGAAACTGGAGCAGAACTGAGGGCGCTGGTCGTAGCGTTAGTTACATTTAGCATATTAGGTGTACTCTCCGGGTTTATAACTGTGAACACTCTGCCACCATGCCTGTCCTAGAGGCAACAGACGTTTCTGCAATCTCTCCATCAAAGAAGGCCAAGAGGGAAGCACAGCTGGCAGAGGAAAAACCCGTCCTCAGGTTTGCTAAGCTGTCTGAACATGCTACTACACCTACCAGAGGCTCGGCTAAAGCTGCAGGATATGACCTCTACAGGTTGGTTAAACTTTAGTTTGCTGATTGTGCATCATAAGAAAGAGTTTAGCCACGTGGAACAGTATGACTGCTGTACAGTTCAGCTGTAACTTCTGTGCAAACTTTATCTGATGCCATGAGTATAAGTGGGTTTATTCTCACCGTAGCTTCCAAACTAACTAACCTAATTTCTTGAATTTCTAACAGTGCATATGATTACACCATCGGTCCTATGGACAAGGCCATTGTGAAGACTGACATTCAGATTGCAGTTCCACATGGCTGCTATGGCAGAGTGGGTGAGTGTTAGTAACCTCCAATGTGAACTTGTTATTTTTTCTGGATCTACTGGACGTTTCTGTCAGtctaaaacataaaataactaTGTTTTGGTATATTTTTTGTCTTCCCAGCTCCACGCTCTGGACTGGCAGCCAAACACTTCATTGATGTCGGTGGTGAGTCTCTGCCTATATGACTTGagtcatttacacacacacacacgtacatcaTTTCAGTCCCTCTGTTTGTCCTCCTCAGCTGGAGTTGTCGACGAGGACTACAGAGGAAATGTGGGTGTTGTGCTCTTCAACTTCAACAAGGATGCATTCGAAGGTGAGCTGTGGCATCAGTGAATTGTACTTTACTTAAATGGCATATTGAGGCATTTTGTACTGCATTGTGTTGACATTCTCTGGTGAGAAAAGAATCTTGCTTGCTCGCTCCACCTGTAACGAATGTGTCAATTTTAATCTTAAAGTCGTGTGTGACTCAAGTGATGTTATTACTCACCTTGCTACAGCAACCTTTCTTACAGGATGTTATTCCTGGAGGaattctttgtgtttgtgttactAAACGATTCTGGACTCCTTGCACAATTCCATCAAGGTTGTTGATGTACTTGAACGCTCTCACTCCTACAAAGACCAAAGCGTTTGCAGTCTTATTATTCACGTCCCTGGCTCTCAGCAAAAATTAAACTGTCAGTAACAGCATGACAATATTCTGTTCTTCTGTGCATCCTGTAGAGACGTCATATAAGGTGTAGCTGCTATTGCCATCAGAAAAGTAAGAGAAGTTATAAAGATAAATGCAAAGTTCTGCTTGTCTGTCTCCTCAGTGAAAAAGGGGGACAGAATTGCTCAGCTGGTGTGTGAGAAGATCTGCTACCCGGATCTGGTGGAGGAAAAGGTGAACTTGAGATACATCTGCTCTGTTGCCACTACATTAGATACAGAGGATCAAAAATGCTAAATAAACAATTAGTTGTGTTTGATACTTAGGTGAGAAAGGTTTTAAGGTTTTGGCACTGATGTTTgtagttgtctttttttttcttatccaTCTGGGACAGCAATTACTCATTTATTCAGTATGTTGTACTGTTGAAACCAACGTCTCAAATCAGCTCAAGTGCTCACATCACATCGCAACGCTGTTGAATGTACACCTTTACTATAAGACATCATAATAGTT comes from the Salarias fasciatus chromosome 1, fSalaFa1.1, whole genome shotgun sequence genome and includes:
- the dut gene encoding deoxyuridine 5'-triphosphate nucleotidohydrolase, mitochondrial, yielding MTATLLRLQALQLRSRLCEAAPRFLGRHLHSHVVSNSKEATDVSAISPSKKAKREAQLAEEKPVLRFAKLSEHATTPTRGSAKAAGYDLYSAYDYTIGPMDKAIVKTDIQIAVPHGCYGRVAPRSGLAAKHFIDVGAGVVDEDYRGNVGVVLFNFNKDAFEVKKGDRIAQLVCEKICYPDLVEEKTLDETERGAGGFGSTGSN